The Ipomoea triloba cultivar NCNSP0323 chromosome 13, ASM357664v1 genomic interval GCCTGTAGTTAGTAACTATGCCTCCAAGAAGATCCGTGGAAAGCCAAAGTACTCGAGGGGATGATATTCCCACTAATGCTGAGTTGGCTCAGGCTGTGAGACAGCTAGCTCAGTTGACCCAGGCAATTGGAGATCGAATGCTCCAAAATCCTCAAGGGAATGGAAACGGGAACGATATGGCTAAGTTAGTGGCTGGGCGAAACCCTCCCATTTTCTTAGGACAATAAGATCCATTGGTGCTGGAAGAATGGATGCGAGTGTTCGACAAGCTGTTCAATGCTCTCAACTGTCCTGCTGAACGGCGTGTGGATATTTCTGTTTACTATCTTCAGCAGCGAGCTGACATCTGGTGGGCTGCAGCTAGTCCGGCCCTACGTCAATCGCCAACTTTTGGATGGGAAGCTTTCAAGGATGCTCTGAGGGAGAAATTTTACCCTGAGCATGTTAGGACGGCTAAGTACGATGAATTCCTTCACCTGCGTCAAGGAAATAGATCGGTTCAGGAGTACTACACCGATTTTCTCGATCTGTCGAGATTTGCACCGGCTTTGGTCCCTGATGAGCGAAGCAAAACGAGTAAGTTCATCCGAGGACTCAACTTTGAGACTCAGAAGGGTCTGAGTATGTTCAGATGCCAGACTCTGGACGAGGCATATAGCAGAGCTGCTAGCCATTGTCAGGTTCAGCAATTCCAGAGAGAGGTCGCTGgaaaaggaaagagaaagagTGAAGAAGATCGTCAACAAGGTGAGAAGAGGCCTAAATTTCCTCATCCAGGCTAGAACCGCAACTATCAAGGAAAAGGT includes:
- the LOC116001294 gene encoding uncharacterized protein LOC116001294 produces the protein MRVFDKLFNALNCPAERRVDISVYYLQQRADIWWAAASPALRQSPTFGWEAFKDALREKFYPEHVRTAKYDEFLHLRQGNRSVQEYYTDFLDLSRFAPALVPDERSKTSKFIRGLNFETQKGLSMFRCQTLDEAYSRAASHCQVQQFQREVAGKGKRKSEEDRQQGEKRPKFPHPG